The nucleotide sequence CGACCAATCCGCCAGCGCCGCGCTGCTCGCGATTATCGACGACTTCGCCGACGCCACCGCGGCCGCGCGCGGCGCCGTCGCCGACTGGCTACACCAGCGCTATCCCGGCGCCCAGCCGCCCTGGATCGCCCCGCTGCGCCCTGACCTGCTCACCGAACAACTGCTGGCCAGCTGCCCCGACCTGACCGGCCTAGTACTCACCGGCCATGCCCGGCTCACCGATCACCACGGGTCTCCTGCGGGCACCCAGGTCGAGCAACTACTCGTCGAGCTCGTCCGCGCTGCCGGCCGCGACCCGGTCCGCCAGGCGCTGGAGCGGCTGCTCGCCGCCCGGCTGCCCGACCTGCTCGACGCGGCACTCGCCGCCCCCGCCGGCCCGCTGCCTGATTTGCTCGACACCGCGCTCACGCTCTGCCCGCAGCGATCGGCTGCCGTGGCCTTGCTCGACCGGCTGCCCGAGCACAGCACCGGTCTGGCTGCGCTCGCCGCCACCCTCACCGCCCAGGCCGTGGACCACCACCGCATCGTCACCGCCGACAACCCCGAGACGCACACACCCCGGCTCGCCGGCGCGCTGAACAACCTGTCGGTCCGGCTGACCGACCTCGGCCGCCGCGAGGACGCCCTGACCGCCGTCGAGGAGGCCACCGGCCTCTACCGGGCGCTGGCCGACGCCCGCCCCGACGCCTTCACCCCCCACCTCGCCACGGCGCTGAACAACCTGTCGGTCCAGCTGGCCGACCTCGGCCGCCGCGAGGACGCCCTCACCGCGATCGAGGAGGCCACCGGCCTCTACCGCGCGCTGGCCGACGCCCGCCCCGACGCCTTCACCCCCCACCTCGCCACGGCGCTGAACAACCTGTCGAACCAGCTGGCCCACCTCGGCCGCCGCGAGGACGCCCTCACCGCCGCCCACGAGGCCGTCACCCTGCGCCGCGCCCTGGCCGACGCCCGCCCCGACGCCTTCACCCCCCACCTCGCCACGGCGCTGAACAACCTGTCGATCCAGCTGGCCGGCCTCGGCCGCCACGAGGACGCCCTCACCGCCGTCCAGGAGGCCACCGGCCTCTACCGCGCGCTGGCCGACGCCCACCCCGACGCCTTCACCCCACACCTCGCCGGTAGCCTGCAGTCCTATGGTGTGGTCCTCACCGATCTGGGCCACCACGAGGACGCGCTCGCCCTCGACCAGGAAGCGGTCAATCTGCTGCGAGCTCTGTGCCAGCGTCATCCGGACTTGTACCGCGAGGCCCTCGCGAAGGCCCTACGGAACGTTGCGATCGATCTGCGGAACCTGGACCGAGGGCAGGAAGCGGCGCAGGCCGACGACGAGGCCGCGAAGCTGGCAGACAACTGACGCACCGGCGAGCCAAGGAACGGCCACAGTCCAGGGACTTGAGCAACTCGTGCGCCTCGTCGTGAGAACGGCAAGTCCCGGTCAAGAAGCCGCCCGCCGGTCGCGAGGAGATGCCCGCACCTGGCCCGCGCATAAATCCAAAGCCTCCGGCTACCCGCGTCTCCTACCCGTCGACGTCGGCAAGCACGCCGGCGGTCACCGTGGCGACATCGGGCACGCTGAGGTCGCGGCGGTCGGCCCACAGCCGAAGCGCCAGCTGGCGCTCCGCCAGAGACGCATCCGCAAGGAAGGCACAGATGTCGGCCTGCCTGCTGACCAACTGCACAGTCTCGTCGAAGCGCGTGTGCGCGACGCCATTGGCACGCAGTGCTGTGGCTCGATCCGTCAAGGTCGCGGCCAGCGCCGCCCAACTCGTCGGTGCTGCAGCCACCGCGTGGGCCCGGGTGCAGCCAAGACCTAGCGGGACGAAGTCGCCAAACAGTGGCACCTCAACCATGCCGTGCCACATCCTGCCCCGGCGGCCGCAGACCCCACACCGCCCGAGGCCCGTGCTGATGTCCGCGACTGTGACGACAGCCCCCGCCTCTCGGAGATCTCCGGCTGGCGGCAGGGCTTCCCACTCAGGCACGCCGGGCACGCCGACTCGCCTCCACCGCCAGCGAGGCTCCTCCACCCGGTCGGTCCCCATGGCGCGGACCGTAGCGCCGACCACCGACGACTACATGGCAACGATCGGTTCCGCTCCTTCTCGACCGTGGAGGACAACTCCACCGCCGAGCAAGCCGATGGCGGCGCTATCCCCACAGCATCCGGTCAGCTGCGGAAGTGTGCAGGGACCTTCGGAACTCGTGCGCCTCGTCGTGTGACCGGTAGGTCCCCCCACGCGAGCTGTATGGCGGGCGCGCCGCTCTGGGTTTCCGGCGGGTGCCGGTTGTGCCAGGGTGCGGCGCATGGGGGACGCAGATGGCCGGGTGCCGATTGGGGATTTCGTCGCGGGACTGCGCGCCGAGCTGAAGGAAGCGCAGGCAGCCCGGGATCCGGGGCTGCAGTTCGCCGTCGGGCCGGTGACAGTGGAGTTCACCGTGGTCACCGGCCGCGAGGGCGGCCCGGAGGGCAAGGTGCGGTTCTGGGTGATCGAGGCTGGCGGATCGGCCAAGTGGTCGAAGGCCGAGACCCAGAAGGTCGTCTTATCTCTGACCCCGGTCGACGAGCACGGTGAACCCACGTTCATCAGCGACCGGGCGCCCGGGCCACCTCCCTGACCGCCATCTGACGGCAGGGCGGGCGCGGGGAACCGGAGGCAGGCGTGGACGTAGCACGAGTGGTCGAGCTCTACGCGCCGGACCGAACCGGGTCATCCGGCACGGTCGGGTCGGGCTACCGGCTGAGCGAGCAGCTGGTGCTCACCGCTGCGCACGTGGTCGCCGACCTGCCGGCCGCCGCGCCGGGGTCGCCGGTGCCCGACAACGTGGACGCGCCCGGGGTATGCCAGGCCCGCCCCCTAGGGACGGCGGATTGGGCCCCGGCCGTGGTGGCGTGGCGGGGCCCGGATGCTGATGTGGCCGTGCTGCGGCTCGCCGACTCCGCGCCACCGCTGCCACCGGCCAGCCCCAACCCACGCTGGGGCCGCATTCAGAGCACCGAGCCGATCGCGGTCGATGCGGTCGGGTTCCCCTGGGCGCAAGAACGCACCGACCGGATCCGGGACACTGAGCACCTGCACGGCTTCCTCACCCCGGGCACGACCGTCAGGGCCGGCCAGCTGGCGGTCACGGTGCTCAGCGCGGCTCCGACGGAGTGCCGCGGCGGGTCGCCGTGGGCGGGCATGTCCGGCGCCGGCCTATTCGCCGGGCCGTTTCTGGTCGGTGTGGTGTTCGTGGACCCGGCCCGGTTCGGCACCGACCGGGTGGCCGCCGCCCCGATCGGCCCGCTTCTGGCCGACCCGGACCTGGCTGGGCTGCTCGGCGCCCCTACCGCGCCGGTCACGGCGGTGGGGCCGCGGCTGCGGCTGGCCGTCACCGCCGACACCTCCGTGGCGATCGCCCCGCCGTACCAGCGCGCTCCCGCGCGACTGGGGCGGAGACAGCCGGCCGGGCTGCTGCTACCGGAGTACGGCATCGTCCCCTTCCTCGGCCGGGAGGCCGAGTTGCAGACGTTGCAGGACTGGTGCCTCGGTGGGGACAGGGCCGCGCTACGGCTGATCCTCGGCGCCGGCGGGGCAGGCAAGACCCGGCTGGCTGCCGAAACCTGCCTGCGTATGGCCGGGCGCGGCTGGCAGGCCGGCCTAGCCGACCCCGACGCCCCCGGCGGAGATCCAGTCCTAGCCTTCGACCGGCCCACCCTGCTCGTCGTCGACGACGCCGACCTCAAGGTCGACCGACTCGTGGAGCTAATCGGCCACCTCTACCACTGGCCGCCCGACGCCCCACCCGTACGACTGTTGCTGCTGGCCCGGCACACCACCGGCTGGTGGGACACGCTCACTCGGCTTACCCAAGACCGCGCCGATGACCTCGCCGATGACCTGCTGACTCTGCACAACGGCGAGTTGCACCCCGGTGAACGGGCCGCCCACCACGCCGCGGCGATCGCCGCCTTCGCCCCCTACGGTCCGCAGCCACCGGCCGCGATCGGGCCTCCCCCGGACCTGCGGAATGTGGCCTTCGGCAATCCGCTGCTGGTGCAGATGCGTGCACTGCTCACCGTCGCCGGCGCCGACGTACCCACCACCGGTGCGGCTCTGCGCGAGAAGATCCTGCAAGGTGTCCTCGATCAAGAACGGAACGGCTGGGCGAGGAGCTTCCCCCGCCACGTACGCCTCAGCAGCGACGCCACCCCGCAGCAGACCGTCACCACCGCCACCCTGCTCGCCCCACCCGATCAGCCGGCCACCACCACGCTGCTCACCCTGGTCGATGACCTCGCCGACGCCGACGCCGTGGACCGACGCTCGGTCGCCAACTGGCTACACGAGCGCTATCCCGGCACCGAACCGCCGTGGGCGGCCCCACTTCGCCCAGACCTGCTCACCGAGCAGCTGCTGGCTACCTGCGATGGGCTGACCGGCCTGGTGCTAACCGGCTACCAGTGGATCACCGACGGCGGCGCTGTCGGCGGAGCACAGGTCGAGCAGCTACTCACCGAGCTCACCCGCGCCGCCAGTCGCGATCGCGTCCGCCAGACGCTAGATCGACTGCTCGCCGACCGACTGCCCGACCTGCTCGACGGCGCGGTCGCCGACCCCGCCGGCCGACTGCCCGACCTGCTCGACCGGGCCCTCGCTGCCTGCCCGCAGCCTCGAATCGCCACCGCCCTAA is from Blastococcus sp. HT6-4 and encodes:
- a CDS encoding trypco2 family protein, translated to MGDADGRVPIGDFVAGLRAELKEAQAARDPGLQFAVGPVTVEFTVVTGREGGPEGKVRFWVIEAGGSAKWSKAETQKVVLSLTPVDEHGEPTFISDRAPGPPP